From the Nitrospirota bacterium genome, the window TTACTATCGAAAGATACTCCTTTTGTTTTTCCTCAGTGGACATCTCCGTAGCAAGGTCTGTCATCCCAATTATGGTGTTCATAGGTGTTCTGATTTCGTGGCTCATGTTTGCCATAAAGTCACTTTTGGCACTGTTTGCCTTCTCAGCCTCCTCTTTACTAACACTTAAATCCCTAAACATAAGATCAAAAGGTCTGTTCATTCCAGTTACGATTATAGCCCTGTAGATAAGATAGTAGGATATAACTTTTGAAAAGTGTCCCAGCATATTTATAAAATCGTATAAACCAACATAAGAAGTAAAACAAAGCTCCGTTAGTATTGTAAACGCAATGGAGCCTGCTAACTGCCTCAAGACGTCTTTATAGAAAAATCTCTTGTTTTTAATCAACAGCCACATAGAAACCATTAAAATAAGGCAAATGATGTACTCGCTGATTTTCTTAAACGGTGTAAGCCCAAGCCCGTCCACATAACAAGCAGGAAAGTTATGCCATATAAAAATTGAAGCAAATATTAATAAAGTTACTGCGCTGTAAATTGTAAATATCAAATTTTTTCTAATTTTTTCTTTAAATAAAAAAAACGGAGCAGCTAAAAAAGAAATTCCCTCCACATATTGTGCAGCAACCCATAGTTCTGTTGCTACTCCCATGCTCTGAGTATCTATTATGTTCATGCCCTTATACGTAAGCGTATGGAGAGAGTCAAGAATACCCAGAAAAAGATATGTTATTCCAATGAAAAACAGATAATTATTTTTCATATAACGGCGGGTATTGTAAGAAAGAGTAAAGATACTAAAAGCTATGACAATACTAAAAAGCTCAGTAAACGTATGAAACACCAGATAGCCAAACAAGCTGCTCAGATACAAGGCTGAAAGTATTAGTCCCCATAAGGATATACCTCTCAGCAGATTTGAAAAAACAGTCATTTTTACAGTTTTATTGTAGCATAAGTATCAGAAATACTTGAGTTGCAACTTAAAAATCATAAAACCTTGCCATTTCTTTGACGCTAAGCTGTCCGGGAGCGGTGGATGTTTCTATTGAGGCAAACGTAAAAAGACTGCCTATTAAGGGAAAAAAAACACGTGAGGCCATACCAATCTTTCCCATAGCTATACACACTATGCCTGACTCCCTGTGTTTTATTGTGAAATCGGCAAGAAGCGCAACATCATCAGTTGTGTTTGCCATAAGCGCTATCTTAGTTATATCAGCGCCTGAAGTTACTGATTTTTGAAGCATAGACTCAAGCACATCCAAAGGCGGCGTCTTTGTAAAATCATGAAAAGAGGCTATCAGAGGGATTTCTCTTTGGTTAGCTGTCTTTAAAACATCTTGAAAAATGCTTGAGTTTAACTCTACGTCAACTGCGTCTGCACATATGGCAGCCACAGAAAATATCTCAATTCGCCTCGTGTCACTGATTTTAACAGCACCTCCCTCCTCAAACGCACGGCAGGTAGCTATAACAGGGA encodes:
- the aroD gene encoding type I 3-dehydroquinate dehydratase, which gives rise to MKKIGNLRLAEKPVIVVPLTDNGIKSITDVRPASVIELRIDMFSDLSENYIVAAVIEAKSKFNLPVIATCRAFEEGGAVKISDTRRIEIFSVAAICADAVDVELNSSIFQDVLKTANQREIPLIASFHDFTKTPPLDVLESMLQKSVTSGADITKIALMANTTDDVALLADFTIKHRESGIVCIAMGKIGMASRVFFPLIGSLFTFASIETSTAPGQLSVKEMARFYDF